In the genome of bacterium, the window ATTCCTGCTCTGCCCTGCCATGATACTGATACGTCTAAACTTGTTCCTCTTATATATGAACTATCTTCAGGCGAGGTTATATTGACTAATATTAGCGGCTTTTTAGGTCTTAATCCGAAGTTTAATGTGTATGTTCTTCCTCTTCTTACATATATCCATCTGGAACTTGAGTAATATCCATTTGCTTCGGCTTTTACTCTATATATCCTTCCCCAGAACCATACCTTAATACTTCTTATTACATAATTACCACTTGCATTTGTTGTAGCTCTGTAACTGCCTGCCTGGACTGCTGTCCCAGATATGGCTTGATTTGTTACCGAATCTGTTATCCTGCCCTGAATCGTTGCCGTTTTGGGCGAAAGCGGTTTGGGGTTTTTGGACCACGGCCAGCTATATGCCGGAGTTATGCTGGTTAGAATCATTGAAAATATTAGCAAAAATATGGAAAGTTTTTTCATATTAATTTATCTCCTTAAGAATTTAATCTATGCTCTTCATTACCTCTACACAACGGGTGCATAATTGCGGATGCTGTTTGTCTTTTCCAACTGATTCCTTCCAGTTCCAGCATCTAACACATTTCTCTCCAGAAGCATGTTCCACAACTATCCTCAAATCTTTTTTAGAATCCGTCTTTGAAAATTGCGTAATACTAACTTTTGACACAATAAAAATCAAGGGCAAAGTTTCCCCAAAGTTCTCCAAAAACTCTGCTGTCTCTTTTGTGCAATATATAGTCACTTCCGCTTCAAGAGAGTTGCCAATAAGTTTTTTCTCCCGCGCTTCTTCAATTATCTTAAGAACCTTCTCACGAATACTCAATATTTTCTGCCACTTCTGGTGTAAAGAATTATCTATTTTACCTTGATTGGGGAACTCTGCCAGGAACACACTATCCTTTTTCTCTGGAATATGTTCCCATATCTCTTCAGATGTAAAGGTTAAAACGGGACACATTAATCTTGCCATGTTTTCAATAATCTCATAAAGCACTGTTTGCGAACTCCTCCTCTCGGAAGAGTCCCCTTTAGCGGTGTATAATCTATCTTTTAACACATCCAGATAAAAAGAACTTAACTCATTTGTGCAAAAATTGTTTAACAAGACATAAACTTTGTTGAATGCAAAATTTTCGTATGCATCTCCAACATTCTTTATAAGCTCCTGCAGTTTGGAATACATCCATTTATCTATTTCCGTTAACTTATTGTGAGCAATTCCATCCTTATCCGGATTAAAGTCAGATATATTCCCGAGAATAAAGCGAACAGTATTTCTTATCCTTCTGTATACATCAACTATTTGCCTTAGAATATCATCGGAAATTCTAATATCATCCTTATAATCTGAAGAACATACCCAGAGTCTTAGTATATCAGCTCCATATTTTTCTGTTACATCCTGGGGATCAATCACATTACCAATGGATTTTGACATCTTTTTGCCTTCACCATCCATTACAAAGCCATGAGTTAACACACTCCTGTAGCTTGATTTATTATTTAATCCCATTGATGCGAGCAGAGAGGTTTGAAACCACCCTCTATGCTGATCGCTTCCTTCTAAATACAGATCTGCCGGCCATGATAGATTCTT includes:
- a CDS encoding carboxypeptidase-like regulatory domain-containing protein, yielding MKKLSIFLLIFSMILTSITPAYSWPWSKNPKPLSPKTATIQGRITDSVTNQAISGTAVQAGSYRATTNASGNYVIRSIKVWFWGRIYRVKAEANGYYSSSRWIYVRRGRTYTLNFGLRPKKPLILVNITSPEDSSYIRGTSLDVSVSWQGRAG